Proteins encoded within one genomic window of Nonomuraea gerenzanensis:
- a CDS encoding protein kinase family protein has protein sequence MSSTSAVEPGTRLAERFRLEDRVSESDGATLWKAIDEILARPVAVHTFAPDFPRVHEVVTAARAASRLTDPRLTQVFDAAEDDKSAYVVSEWVTGETLTDLLANGPLEPERAAGLVAEAAEALAHAHEAQLYHLCLRPSHLMWTNGNTVKVLGVAVDAAMWGLTTDQPALDDAEGLGRLLYAGLTGHWPGDEEEGGLPAAPMTDGHFCTPRQVTAGVPSYLDTVTVRACLPESRRGQGALSSPAEVAESLADVARPMPIPISYPSTPAVASASHTEGLDIAHRQKAAPMPPLPPVTMPQHRPSGGGGSTLNRVLMTLVVLLVIAAVGVGAWTIGRSLGSPTASQPATAAPTSTKSATVAVDAVKPKNAKGFDPLGDGDEKSDIAKLAIDGKPGTLWKTETYTSADLGRLKDGVGLLLDMGKSMPINDVVATLSDASGATVELKVGDSPELDSLKTVATEKNAAGKTTLTPDKATSGQYVLIWFTRVPTDAGTFHGTIYEVVVHSPGSA, from the coding sequence GTGAGCAGCACGTCGGCCGTCGAACCCGGCACCCGTCTCGCCGAGCGCTTCCGGCTGGAGGACCGCGTCAGCGAGTCCGACGGCGCCACGTTGTGGAAGGCGATCGACGAGATCCTTGCCCGTCCCGTCGCGGTGCACACCTTCGCCCCCGACTTTCCCCGCGTCCACGAGGTCGTCACGGCCGCCCGCGCGGCCAGCCGGCTCACGGACCCGCGCCTGACCCAGGTGTTCGACGCCGCCGAGGACGACAAGAGCGCCTACGTCGTCAGCGAGTGGGTCACCGGCGAGACCCTGACCGACCTGCTGGCCAACGGGCCGCTGGAGCCCGAGCGGGCCGCGGGGCTGGTGGCCGAGGCCGCCGAGGCGCTCGCGCACGCCCACGAGGCGCAGCTCTACCACCTGTGCCTGCGCCCCTCCCACCTGATGTGGACCAACGGCAACACGGTCAAGGTGCTCGGCGTGGCCGTGGACGCGGCGATGTGGGGCCTGACCACCGACCAGCCGGCGCTCGACGACGCCGAGGGGCTCGGCCGGCTGCTGTACGCGGGCCTGACCGGGCACTGGCCCGGCGACGAGGAGGAGGGCGGCCTGCCCGCCGCCCCCATGACCGACGGCCACTTCTGCACGCCCCGCCAGGTGACCGCGGGCGTGCCCAGCTACCTCGACACGGTCACCGTGCGGGCCTGCCTGCCGGAGTCGCGCCGGGGCCAGGGCGCGCTGTCCAGCCCGGCGGAGGTCGCCGAGTCGCTGGCCGACGTGGCCCGGCCGATGCCGATCCCGATCTCCTACCCCTCCACCCCCGCGGTCGCCTCGGCCTCCCACACCGAGGGCCTGGACATCGCGCACCGGCAGAAGGCGGCCCCCATGCCGCCGCTGCCGCCCGTCACGATGCCGCAGCACCGCCCCTCCGGCGGCGGGGGGAGCACCCTCAACCGCGTGCTGATGACGCTGGTGGTGCTGCTCGTCATCGCCGCCGTCGGCGTCGGCGCCTGGACGATCGGCCGCAGCCTGGGCAGCCCGACCGCGTCGCAGCCGGCCACCGCCGCTCCCACCTCGACCAAGTCGGCCACGGTCGCCGTCGACGCCGTCAAGCCGAAGAACGCCAAGGGCTTCGACCCGCTCGGCGACGGCGACGAGAAGAGCGACATCGCCAAGCTGGCCATCGACGGCAAGCCCGGCACGTTGTGGAAGACCGAGACCTACACCAGCGCCGACCTGGGCCGGCTCAAGGACGGGGTGGGCCTGCTGCTCGACATGGGCAAGTCCATGCCGATCAACGACGTGGTCGCCACGCTGTCCGACGCGTCGGGCGCGACCGTCGAGCTGAAGGTGGGCGACTCCCCCGAGCTCGACTCGCTCAAGACCGTGGCCACCGAGAAGAACGCCGCAGGTAAGACCACTCTCACCCCCGACAAGGCGACCAGCGGTCAGTACGTTTTGATCTGGTTTACGCGTGTTCCGACGGATGCAGGCACTTTTCATGGCACCATCTATGAGGTAGTGGTGCACTCTCCCGGATCGGCATAA